In Sphingomonas psychrotolerans, the following proteins share a genomic window:
- a CDS encoding metallophosphoesterase family protein, which yields MATIKFIHTADWQLGKPFGRFPAEVSAALSEARLEAIDRLAVVASDRGAAHIVVAGDVFDNVDPGDRVVMQALSRMERVNVTWWLMPGNHDHARPGGLWSRVRRLAPTRVRIIDRPEAVEMDEGAWLLPAPLEHRKTVLDPTAAMVDMATPPGAVRIGIAHGSITEFGASGESSNLIPTDRARSAGLDYLALGDWHGFLTVGDRTAYSGTPEVDRFGRDEPGACIAADVRLGDVPAFERVETGRYRWLTRRWEVTTADDMDREVASLRSEARLSNVLLDLKLTGVASLSDRVAITSALEDRVAHELRHLDLDASGLTARPTLEDIARIDVQGALAGATAALEARAGGGGLDASVAAAALERLYVEAMRHEAEAAR from the coding sequence GTGGCGACGATCAAGTTCATCCACACTGCCGACTGGCAGCTCGGCAAGCCGTTCGGGCGCTTTCCTGCCGAAGTAAGCGCCGCGCTTTCTGAAGCGCGGTTAGAGGCGATCGACCGATTGGCGGTGGTCGCCTCCGACCGCGGCGCAGCGCACATCGTTGTGGCCGGCGACGTCTTCGACAATGTCGATCCGGGCGACCGCGTAGTAATGCAGGCGCTGTCGCGCATGGAGCGGGTGAACGTCACCTGGTGGCTAATGCCTGGTAACCACGACCACGCACGCCCCGGAGGCCTGTGGAGTCGGGTTCGCCGCCTGGCGCCCACCCGCGTTCGCATCATCGACAGGCCCGAGGCGGTCGAGATGGATGAAGGCGCCTGGCTGCTGCCAGCGCCGCTCGAGCACCGGAAGACGGTGTTGGACCCCACCGCCGCGATGGTTGACATGGCGACTCCGCCGGGCGCGGTGCGCATCGGCATCGCGCACGGTTCCATCACCGAGTTCGGCGCTTCGGGAGAGAGTTCCAACCTCATTCCGACAGACCGCGCCCGCTCGGCCGGCCTCGACTACCTCGCACTTGGCGACTGGCACGGCTTCCTGACCGTCGGCGACCGGACGGCTTATAGCGGGACGCCGGAGGTAGACCGGTTCGGCCGCGACGAGCCCGGCGCGTGCATCGCAGCGGATGTCCGACTGGGTGACGTCCCCGCGTTCGAGCGCGTCGAGACCGGGCGCTACCGCTGGCTCACTCGGCGCTGGGAGGTCACGACCGCCGACGACATGGACCGCGAGGTCGCAAGTCTCCGGTCCGAGGCGCGCCTCTCGAACGTGCTGCTCGACCTGAAGCTCACGGGCGTCGCCAGCCTGTCGGATCGCGTCGCGATCACCTCGGCGCTGGAGGACCGCGTCGCGCATGAGCTGCGGCACCTCGACCTGGACGCCAGCGGCCTCACCGCCCGCCCGACGCTCGAGGACATCGCCCGCATCGACGTCCAGGGCGCGCTGGCCGGCGCCACCGCCGCACTGGAGGCCCGCGCTGGCGGGGGAGGGCTCGACGCGAGTGTCGCGGCCGCGGCGCTTGAGCGGCTCTACGTGGAGGCAATGCGGCACGAAGCGGAGGCAGCGCGATGA
- a CDS encoding AAA family ATPase, giving the protein MILRSLEVANFRKFRDPLRVDGFTDGLNIVVEPNETGKSTLLEALRAAFFIRHSAKTELVRSYVPIGDDVAPRVTVEFMVNGQPWTLEKQFMKSTSVRLTGSGGRRESDAAEDALQELLGFERGNNRGSDSEARGPLGMLWVEQASAFAVESPNRIVRDTVHGVLEAEVGAVTGGRRFDAIRTNIEMAYGALRTPATRKSRGDLSAAESRLAAATLARQEAEGAFREYEQSLNELDSAKARLRLVERDLADPDSAEERRKLEADQKVAETASLRSAAAEAQHGHADEVAKAATARIERLDAAELRVGEAAHELVIRQKAKDKAQADIDAAAADEKMLRSTLNDARKAREAKEKDLSDARGRMRVFTAAAGARRAIDARQALADLEARERVLQEDAALALDEDALDDIAQLEREEVAALARFEAGTVKVDVELSGGALLRIDGEASTVTSVDVLAVTRFEIGDAGTVVVRPPQGSDRSIEADLAAACEQLADRLRALGIASHAAGVARNERAASAARELKALRAQISAASPGDPTIGLAAGADALRAFVAGLGETAADAAAPDDDLDALEAAVTDARLAEVATAAKHEEGRVALSKAERAIATLTADLAAAVRESDAAGQSLETVLKDGDRASLEAAFAAAQRDRAAKLELLGQARAGAKAFDLDAIKRRIENLDRAASRAGDERLELTGRIASLEATIAREGAVGPAGRAAEAREEELAAVAACERLRHEADTLEMLRQALADAANEASRTFLAPVTRRAARYVERLLPGCGLSFGEGLELTGLSRAGVDESCGDLSRGTQEQLAILTRLAFADLLLEDGAPISLILDDPLVYSDDARLETMTDILQEAAQRMQVILLTCRSKAFRHVDGNRIVLP; this is encoded by the coding sequence ATGATCCTCAGGTCACTCGAGGTCGCCAACTTCCGCAAGTTCCGCGACCCCCTACGCGTCGATGGCTTCACCGACGGCCTCAACATCGTCGTCGAGCCCAACGAGACGGGCAAATCCACGCTGCTCGAAGCCCTGCGCGCGGCTTTCTTCATCCGTCACTCCGCCAAGACGGAGCTGGTCCGTTCCTACGTGCCGATAGGCGACGACGTTGCCCCGCGCGTGACGGTTGAGTTCATGGTGAACGGCCAGCCCTGGACACTCGAGAAGCAGTTCATGAAGTCCACCTCAGTCCGGCTGACCGGCAGCGGTGGCCGGCGCGAGAGCGATGCGGCCGAGGATGCTCTCCAGGAGCTTCTGGGCTTCGAGCGCGGCAACAACCGTGGCAGCGACTCCGAGGCGCGCGGCCCGCTTGGTATGCTCTGGGTTGAGCAGGCGAGCGCGTTCGCGGTCGAGAGCCCCAACCGCATCGTCCGCGACACGGTCCACGGCGTTTTGGAGGCGGAGGTCGGCGCCGTGACCGGCGGCCGGCGGTTCGACGCGATTCGCACCAACATCGAGATGGCCTATGGCGCGTTGCGGACACCGGCGACTAGGAAGTCGAGGGGCGACCTGTCGGCAGCGGAGAGCCGGCTCGCCGCGGCCACGTTGGCCCGCCAGGAGGCGGAGGGCGCCTTCCGCGAATACGAGCAATCCTTGAACGAACTCGACAGTGCGAAGGCGCGCCTGCGCCTCGTCGAGCGCGATCTTGCCGATCCCGACTCCGCCGAGGAGCGGCGCAAGCTTGAGGCTGACCAGAAGGTCGCGGAGACTGCGTCACTTCGCTCGGCCGCAGCCGAGGCCCAGCACGGGCACGCCGACGAGGTCGCGAAGGCAGCAACGGCACGGATCGAGCGGCTGGATGCTGCCGAGCTGCGCGTCGGCGAAGCGGCGCATGAGCTCGTGATCAGGCAGAAGGCGAAGGACAAGGCTCAGGCGGATATCGACGCAGCGGCCGCCGACGAGAAGATGTTGCGCTCGACCCTCAATGACGCCCGGAAAGCGCGGGAGGCGAAGGAAAAGGATCTGTCGGACGCGCGTGGCCGCATGCGGGTCTTCACGGCGGCCGCCGGCGCCCGCCGCGCCATCGATGCGCGGCAGGCGCTCGCCGACCTCGAGGCGCGAGAACGAGTGCTGCAGGAGGACGCCGCGCTCGCCTTGGACGAGGACGCGCTGGACGATATCGCTCAGCTGGAGCGCGAAGAGGTCGCTGCGCTGGCTCGGTTCGAGGCTGGCACGGTGAAGGTCGACGTCGAACTTTCCGGTGGCGCCCTGCTGCGGATCGACGGCGAGGCGAGCACTGTCACCAGCGTCGACGTGCTCGCGGTCACTCGATTCGAGATTGGGGACGCTGGCACCGTCGTCGTTCGGCCGCCGCAGGGGTCTGACCGCTCGATCGAGGCCGATCTGGCGGCCGCGTGCGAGCAGCTCGCGGACAGGCTCCGCGCGCTCGGCATCGCGTCGCATGCGGCAGGCGTCGCCCGCAACGAGCGCGCCGCCTCAGCAGCGCGCGAACTCAAGGCCCTGCGCGCCCAGATCTCCGCGGCCTCCCCGGGCGACCCGACGATCGGCCTCGCCGCAGGCGCGGACGCACTTCGCGCCTTCGTCGCCGGTCTCGGCGAGACTGCGGCCGATGCTGCGGCGCCGGACGATGACCTCGATGCGCTCGAGGCGGCGGTCACCGATGCGCGGCTCGCCGAGGTCGCGACCGCCGCAAAGCACGAGGAGGGACGGGTCGCGCTGTCCAAGGCGGAGCGCGCAATCGCCACTTTGACCGCCGATCTGGCCGCAGCAGTCCGCGAGTCCGACGCGGCGGGGCAGAGCCTGGAAACGGTCCTGAAGGATGGCGACCGGGCTAGCCTCGAGGCAGCCTTCGCCGCGGCACAGCGCGACAGGGCAGCCAAGCTCGAGCTACTTGGGCAGGCCCGGGCGGGAGCGAAGGCATTCGACCTCGATGCGATCAAGCGCCGAATCGAGAACCTCGACCGCGCCGCGAGCCGGGCAGGGGATGAGCGGCTCGAGCTTACGGGCCGGATCGCTTCGCTCGAGGCGACGATCGCGCGCGAAGGCGCAGTCGGTCCTGCGGGCCGCGCCGCCGAGGCCAGGGAAGAGGAGCTCGCGGCGGTTGCCGCCTGCGAGCGCCTCCGCCACGAGGCCGACACGCTCGAGATGTTGCGCCAGGCCCTTGCCGATGCGGCAAACGAGGCGTCGCGGACGTTCCTCGCGCCTGTGACTCGGCGAGCCGCGCGCTATGTCGAGCGGCTGCTTCCCGGATGCGGCCTGTCGTTCGGCGAGGGGCTTGAGCTGACCGGCTTGTCGCGCGCCGGCGTCGACGAGTCCTGCGGTGACCTCAGCCGCGGCACGCAGGAGCAGCTCGCCATTCTCACCCGCCTGGCCTTCGCCGACCTGCTGCTCGAGGACGGGGCGCCCATCTCGCTGATCCTCGACGACCCGCTCGTCTACTCCGACGACGCACGTCTCGAAACGATGACCGACATCCTGCAGGAGGCGGCACAGCGCATGCAGGTGATCCTGCTCACGTGCCGCTCGAAGGCCTTCCGCCACGTCGACGGCAACCGGATCGTGCTGCCGTGA
- a CDS encoding plasmid partitioning protein RepB C-terminal domain-containing protein produces the protein MNPPVHISFAQEVLELPVGAILPLRPITARITSSRRYGRIATSIKEVGVIEPLAVTKSNRDGRYMLLDGHLRLHALKEQSSHIAPCIVADDDEAFTYNKRVSRLATVQEHYMIARALERGVPAKMIAAALGIDEKHVLRRRNLLDGISPEAVEILKEKPVNAQIFDILRRLKPHKQFAAVELMASMNNFTASYARAILAATRQEDLAKPDKVKKVAGVTSEQMARMERELETLNRDFRAREATFGDDVLQLVLASRYLQRLIENKNVATYLEARHTDLIAEFRTIVSASTLDSVA, from the coding sequence GTGAACCCACCGGTCCACATCTCGTTCGCGCAGGAGGTGCTGGAGCTGCCCGTCGGTGCGATCCTGCCGCTTCGTCCGATCACCGCGCGGATCACCAGCTCACGGCGTTACGGGAGGATAGCGACTTCCATAAAGGAAGTCGGCGTCATCGAGCCACTTGCGGTTACGAAGTCCAATCGCGATGGCCGATACATGCTGCTCGACGGCCATCTACGGCTACACGCCTTGAAGGAGCAGTCGTCCCATATCGCACCGTGCATCGTAGCGGACGATGACGAGGCCTTCACCTATAACAAGCGCGTGAGCCGGCTCGCGACAGTCCAGGAGCACTACATGATCGCGCGCGCCCTCGAACGCGGCGTGCCGGCCAAGATGATCGCAGCCGCGCTCGGCATCGACGAGAAGCATGTCCTACGCCGCCGCAATCTCCTCGACGGAATCTCCCCGGAAGCAGTGGAGATATTGAAGGAGAAGCCGGTCAACGCGCAGATCTTTGACATCTTGCGCAGGCTGAAGCCGCACAAGCAGTTCGCCGCAGTGGAACTCATGGCGTCCATGAACAACTTCACCGCAAGCTACGCGAGGGCGATCTTGGCGGCGACGCGGCAGGAGGATCTGGCGAAGCCCGACAAGGTGAAGAAGGTCGCAGGCGTCACCTCGGAGCAGATGGCTCGAATGGAACGCGAGCTCGAAACACTCAACCGCGACTTCCGCGCACGGGAGGCGACGTTCGGAGACGACGTGCTCCAGCTCGTTCTCGCATCACGCTATCTCCAGCGCCTGATCGAGAACAAAAACGTCGCGACCTATCTTGAGGCAAGGCATACCGACCTCATCGCAGAGTTCAGAACGATAGTGTCGGCAAGCACGCTGGACTCGGTGGCGTAG